The Brassica oleracea var. oleracea cultivar TO1000 chromosome C6, BOL, whole genome shotgun sequence genome includes a region encoding these proteins:
- the LOC106297533 gene encoding zinc finger BED domain-containing protein DAYSLEEPER-like, whose product MYPRNRGRQQQLNTEGKVVSRKYDHTVFRQMVAKTIVQHDLPYSYVEYERVRDTWKYLNVDIQTICRNIARADVYRPYESERDTLKRELASLPRRVSFTSDLWISVKREGYMCVTAHYMDRNWKLNSKILTFCALPPPHTGMSIAVQLLETLKEWGIDKKVFSVTLDNATRSETRVQLFQKCVDAAGVVESGWLILDVSTRWNSTYYMLERSLKYRNAFVKLETFDKKSYKSAPTAEEWTRADNICDFLGPFAVITSLMSGSNYPTANLYFYQVWLIHDWLRRNEESDDEIVRHLVPPMKEKFDKYWDEASGIFAMAAVFDPRFKLSIVECCLGKLDMSTRDEKVKNLRENLSILFETYDKKSKNNSPSTEPRETVSQKACAAGSIGTAFRKVSGIVSGKTPLQAYLEEPPLDITNFQSLDIFDWWKDNEHRYGDLAAMACDLLSIPITTVASESSFSIGSRIFTDEEINGDGDGEEEKLPTFESIVDGEDEDE is encoded by the exons ATGTATCCAAGGAATCGAGGAAGGCAGCAACAACTCAACACCGAAGGGAAAGTGGTATCTCGCAAGTATGATCACACTGTGTTTAGGCAGATGGTAGCTAAGACAATAGTCCAGCATGATCTACCTTACTCGTACGTGGAGTATGAAAGAGTGAGAGACACCTGGAAGTATTTGAATGTTGATATCCAAACCATTTGTCGAAACATAGCGAGAGCAGATGTGTATAGACCATATGAAAGTGAGAGAGACACACTCAAGAGGGAATTAGCAAGTCTCCCTAGACGAGTCTCCTTCACGTCTGACTTGTGGATATCCGTGAAACGGGAAGGATACATGTGTGTGACAGCACATTACATGGATCGGAATTGGAAGTTGAACAGTAAGATCCTGACGTTTTGTGCTCTACCACCACCACATACCGGTATGAGTATTGCGGTTCAACTCCTTGAGACACTGAAAGAGTGGGGAATTGATAAGAAGGTGTTCTCAGTCACATTAGATAATGCTACAA GATCGGAAACACGTGTACAATTATTCCAAAAATGTGTGGATGCTGCGGGTGTAGTAGAAAGTGGGTGGCTAATACTGGACGTGTCGACGAGATGGAACTCAACTTACTATATGCTTGAAAGATCCCTCAAGTACCGTAACGCATTTGTTAAGTTGGAGACATTTGATAAGAAGAGTTATAAATCAGCGCCCACAGCCGAGGAATGGACTAGAGCAGACAACATTTGCGATTTTTTGGGTCCTTTTGCTGTGATCACAAGCTTGATGTCTGGTTCGAATTACCCGACTGCAAACCTGTATTTCTATCAGGTTTGGTTGATCCATGATTGGCTTCGGAGAAATGAGGAAAGCGACGATGAGATTGTCAGACACCTGGTGCCACCGATGAAGGAGAAGTTTGACAAATATTGGGATGAAGCTAGTGGTATTTTTGCAATGGCAGCAGTCTTTGATCCACGGTTTAAGCTTTCAATTGTCGAATGTTGTTTAGGGAAGCTTGACATGAGTACACGTGATGAAAAGGTGAAGAACTTGCGTGAGAATCTGAGTATTCTGTTTGAGACATACGACAAAAAATCAAAGAATAACTCACCTTCTACTGAGCCACGTGAGACTGTTTCGCAAAAAGCCTGTGCAGCAGGATCAATTGGGACT GCATTTCGCAAAGTCAGTGGCATTGTGAGTGGAAAGACACCTCTACAAGCTTATCTTGAAGAACCACCATTGGACATTACTAATTTCCAGAGCTTGGACATCTTTGATTGGTGGAAAGATAATGAGCATCGGTATGGTGACTTGGCTGCAATGGCATGTGATCTGCTAAGTATTCCAATCACAACAGTGGCTTCTGAGTCCTCCTTCAGTATTGGATCGCGA ATATTTACAGATGAAGAAATCAATGGTGATGGTGATGGTGAAGAAGAGAAATTACCAACATTTGAGTCCATTGTTGATGGAGAAGATGAAGATGAATAG
- the LOC106297534 gene encoding uncharacterized protein LOC106297534 — MSLVLCNGPVMKLYIWDKAAAVFCEKFKALGKPPTVILVTTVNPKRFGGALFLSSLSSSRVFFDMDVQATREYLAWFESNTEVANRVNAEIVTKAETATIGNLLSYMKQEGANVVWFECTATIDDIVHDSAWYYTACGGCKTKATKGPTTLMFKKYLTNLSVYDNNDHASFVLLGDAGRELTGMKASELVERYFEANESVGDDHVVPVPPSLTDSIGQTRTFVIKISKHNLDGKTQSLTVTKVLPLKVPALKGNIDEDVEEEPADEKDGAADGTVKRNSDGIESGETKRAKCG; from the exons ATGAGTTTGGTTTTATGCAATGGTCCTGTCATGAAGTTGTACATATGGGACAAGGCCGCTGCAGTCTTCTGTGAGAAGTTTAAAGCACTTGGAAAACCTCCAACTGTTATTCTGGTGACAACTGTTAATCCAAAACGTTTTGGAG GTGCCTTATTTCTGTCATCTCTATCATCCTCGCGTGTGTTTTTTGATATGGATGTTCAAGCAACCAGAGAATATCTGGCTTG GTTTGAATCGAACACGGAAGTTGCCAATAGAGTGAATGCTGAGATTGTCACCAAAGCTGAGACGGCTACTATAGGAAATTTGTTATCTTACATGAAGCAGGAAGGGGCAAAT GTCGTTTGGTTCGAGTGCACAGCCACTATTGATGATATTGTGCATGACTCGGCGTGGTATTATACTGCTTGTGGTGGGTGCAAGACTAAAGCAACCAAAGGGCCTACCACACTTATGTTTAAGAA GTATCTCACGAACCTCTCTGTCTATGACAACAATGATCACGCTAGCTTTGTGCTTCTCGGTGATGCTGGGCGTGAGTTGACTGGGATGAAAGCCTCAGAATTGGTTGAGAGATACTTTGAG GCAAATGAAAGCGTCGGAGATGATCATGTAGTCCCGGTGCCACCGTCTCTGACTGATTCCATTGGACAGACTCGCACGTTCGTTATCAAGATATCAAAACACAACCTGGATGGCAAGACCCAGTCTTTGACTGTCACCAAAGTTCTTCCTCTGAAAGTTCCAGCACTTAAAGGCAACATAGATGAGGACGTGGAAGAGGAGCCTGCTGATGAGAAGGATGGAGCTGCAGATGGGACTGTGAAAAGGAACTCTGATGGGATCGAGTCTGGAGAGACCAAGCGTGCCAAATGTGGCTAA